One window of Haemorhous mexicanus isolate bHaeMex1 chromosome 16, bHaeMex1.pri, whole genome shotgun sequence genomic DNA carries:
- the LOC132334974 gene encoding olfactory receptor 14I1-like: MFFFLLNLALTDLGSICTTVPKAMHNSLWNTRTISYSGCAAQLGFFAFFISAEFYLLTIMCYDRYVSICKPLHHGTLLGSRACVHMAAAAWASAFLIALLHTANTFSLPLCHGNALGQFFCEIPQILKLSCLHINLRELGVIAVSTCLVLGCFVFIVFSYVQIFRAVLRIPSEQGRHKAFSTCLPHLAVVSLSVSTAAFAHLKPLSMSSPSLDLALSVLYSVVPPALNPLIYSLRNQELKAAVWRLMTGCFQKH; the protein is encoded by the coding sequence atgttcttcttcctgctcaacctggccctcactgacctgggctccatctgcaccactgtccccaaagccatgcacaattccctctggaacaccaggaccatctcctactcaggatgtgctgcacagctgggtttttttgcctttttcatctcagcagagttttatttgctgaccatcatgtgctacgaccgctacgtgtccatctgcaaacccctgcaccacgggaccctcctgggcagcagagcttgtgtccacatggcagcagctgcctgggccagtgcctttctcattgctctgctgcacacagccaatacattttccctgccactgtgccatggcaatgccctgggccaattcttctgtgaaatccctcagatcctcaagctctcctgcttaCATATCAACCTCAGGGAACTGGGGGTCATTGCAGTCAGTACCTGTTTGGTACTTggctgttttgtgttcattgttttctcctatgtgcagatcttcagggctgtgctgaggatcccgTCTGAGCAGGgacggcacaaagccttttccacctgcctccctcacttGGCTGTTGTTTCCCTGTctgtcagcactgcagcctttgctCATCTGAAGCCCCTCTCCatgtcctccccatccctggatctggccctgtcagttctgtactcagtggtgcctccagccctgaaccccctcatctacagcctgaggaaccaggagctcaaggctgcagtgtggagactGATGACTGGAtgctttcagaaacattaa